The Caldicellulosiruptor obsidiansis OB47 genome segment TTTTGCAAGAGAAAAAGAAGATGGACTTTTTATACTTCAAAATGAGATTATAAATGCATTGAATACAGCAATAAAAGTGCTTGTTGATAGAAATTCTATTTCGACAGAGGATATTGTTCGAATAGTTATTGTTGGCAATCCAACCATGCTACACCTTCTCTTGGGAGTTGACCCACAGACAATTGCTATTTCACCATTTGTTCCTGTTTTTACTGAGAGGATTTATGCAAAACCGGCTGACATAGGGCTAAAAATAAATCAAGCAGGAACAGTTGAGGTTTTAAACAGCATCTCAGCATATGTTGGTGCTGATATAGTTGCGGGAGTACTTTCAACGAAGATGTACAAGAACCCCAGAATTTCTCTTCTTTTAGATCTTGGGACAAACGGTGAGATGGTGCTTGGAAGCAGCAGTTTTATGCTTGCATGTTCGACTGCAGCAGGACCTGCATTTGAAGGTGTAAACATTTCATGCGGAATGGGTGCAGTTGAAGGTGCAATTGACAGTGTTAAAATAGAAAATGGCAAAGTGCATTTTACCACAATAGGGGCAAAATGGCCGATTGGAATTTGTGGTTCTGGAATAGTAGATGCTATTGCTTATATGCTAAAAGAAGGTATAATAGATGAAACAGGTAAGTTTTGTGATAAAAATGAGACATATAAAGAATATTTGAAGGAGGTAAACGGACAACAGGCATTTTTCATAACCGACTCAGTCTATATAACTCAGAAAGATATAAGAGAGATTCAGCTTGCAAAAGCAGCAATCTCAGCCGGGATAAAGACAATGATTCAACATGCCAACGTTACAGAAGATGAAATTGAAAATGTATATTTAGCAGGTGGATTTGGTAATTACATAAATCCCCGGTCGGCTGTTGAAATTGGCATAATCCCAAAGAAACTACAAGATAAAATAGTGGCTGTTGGAAACAGTGCTGTAGCAGGTGCTGTGCTTGTTCTGTTAAGTAGCAAAGCAGCCATTGAAGCACAAAGTCTGTGTAAAAATGTAAACTACATTGAACTTTCGAATTCTCAGGATTTTAACCAATTTTTTATTGAAAGTATGATATTTGAGAGTTTCGAACAAGAAGGTGAGCAAAGTCGAAATGGTTGATGAGGTAAGAGCAAAGGATAAGATTAAACTCTGGATATTTATTTTTATCATAGTGCTTTCAATGTTTGCTCTTGTATACGCAGAAAAGCAGCATCAGTTGAACCCTAAATATATAAAACAATATATTTCTCATTTTGGTGTATGGGCTCCAGTTGTGTTTTTAATACTCTATTCAATAAAATCATTTATAATCTTTATTCCTGCAGGAGTATTTATGCTGGCAGCTGGACTTTCGTTTGGTACTATGTTTGGAGCAATAATTCTCATTATTGGGACTATTCTTTCTTCTACTATTGGTTTTGTGTTTGCAAGGTATTTTGGTAAAGACTATGTACAAAAAAGATTGCAAAACACAAAGTTTTCAGATGTAGGAAAGAAGATAGCAGAAAAAGGTTTTTTAATCATACTACTTTTGAGGCTTGTGCCAATCCTTCCTTACGATGTAATAAATTATATATGCGGTCTTTCAAAGATAAGGTACAGAGACTTTATACTTGCCACATTTATAGGAACAGTGCCTGCATGTTTTTTATATGCTTACCTTGGTGAAAATATCTTAAAGCCATTTTCTAAAGGGTTTTACTTGAGTTTGTGTTTAGTGATTGTTATATCTCTCACACCAGTTCTTTTTGCAAAGAGTATAAAAGAATTTTTACAGGATGATAAAGAAGAAGATGAGCATAAAATTTAATTATGAGAATGAAAAAGTAGGAACAAGGAAAGGATAGAAGGGTTGAAAAGTATAAGAGAAAATCTATTTTTGATTTGTATATCACTTTTTACTTTTGGAATTTTGATAGCATGTTTATTTATAAATCGGTATGTATTCGAAATTGCTGAAATTTTTAATGAGGATACTTATCAAGGTAAGAATCTTGTTGTTATTGACCCCGGGCACGGTGGGTTTGACCCGGGAGCAGTGATCGGCGATATAAAAGAGTCTGTGATAAACCTTCAGATTGCAAAAAAGCTGAAAGAGTATTTTGAGATGTTCGGATTTAGAGTGGTTCTTACGCGCTCAACAGAAGATGATTTGAGCGAACACGACAAAAAGTCGCATGACCTGAAAAAAAGAAAAGAGATTGTGCTTGCAAACAATCCTCAAGTTTTTATTTCCATTCATTTAAACAGCTTTCCTGTGAGCAAGTACTTTGGTGCGCAGGTGTTTTATGACAAATCAAATGAGGAGGCGAAAAAAGTTGCTTTGTTTGTCCAAAATGAGCTAAGATATATGCCAAATGGGCTTGTAAACAGACGACAGCCAAAACCAATAGATGTGTATATCCTAAAAAACCTCAAAATTCCTGCTATATTGGTGGAATGTGGTTTTATGTCAAACAAGATGGAGTTATCTTTACTTCAAAGCCAGCAGTATCAGGACTGGCTTTCATACTCAATATTGAAAGGAGTTTTAAACTATTTAGACCAGAGGGAGGAGAAGGGGAAAAATGGATGAGGTAAAAGCGCTGATAGACAAAGAAATTGAAGATTTAAAAGATGATATAATAAATACTACTGTGCAGCTTATAAAAATCAGGAGCGTTGAGGATATGCCTGCACCTAATATGCCGTTTGGCAAGGCAATAAACGATGCGCTACTTACGTGTGAAAATCTTTGCAAAAACTTGGGATTTGAAACAAAGAACTATGACGGATATGCGCTTGAGGCAGTATATGGGAATCAGGATGAGGATGTGTGCGTGATAGGTCATCTGGATGTTGTACCTGAGGGGGAAGGCTGGAGCGTACCGCCTTATGAAGGTGTTGTAAAGGACGGTAAAATTTTTGGACGTGGTGCAGTTGATGATAAAGGTCCAACTGTGGCAGCTCTTTATGGCATGTATGTGCTTAAAAAGCTTGCCGAAGAAAAGAAGATTTCTCTTAAAAGAAAGCTCAGGTTTGTATTTGGTACAAACGAAGAAGGTGGTTCTAAATGTCTGCAGTATTATTTTGAAAGAGCAAAATATCCTACTGTTGGGTTTACTCCAGATGCCGATTTTCCAGTCATCCAGGGTGAAAAAGGTTTTTTGGTGTTTGAGTTTGCAAAAGATGTGGAAGATACCTTTGAGATTGAGGGTGGACAGCGACCTAACATGGTGCCTGACAGGTGCAGGTTCGAAGGTAGTTTTGATGTCCAAAAAGCCAAAGAAATTATTGCCAAAAAAGGACTAAATGATAAGGCAGAGGTTTTTGAAGAAGCTGGCAAGACAATTATAGTTACAAAGGGAGTATCTGCCCACGGGAGCCTGCCTTTTAAGGGCGAGAATGCCATATCTTATATGTTCGATATTTTAGATGAGCTTTGGACAAAAGAGGATGAGTTTAGAAGATTTATTGACTTTTACAATACTCATATTGGATTTGACGTGTTTGGCGAGAAACTCTCAATTGGATTTGAGGATGAAAAGTCAGGTAAGCTTGTGTTAAATGCCGGGATGATACGCAAAGAAAAAGATAAACTTATCCTTACAATAAATGTTCGATATCCAGTTGACACCTCATATGATGAGATAGAAAAGATAGTAAAAGAAGTAGTTCAAAATTACAATATTGAATATCGACTTGTCACAAACGTTCCCCCTCTTTATTTTGAAGCTGACCACTTTTTAATCAGAACGTTGCTTGAGGTTTACAGAGAATTTACAAATGACGATACACAGCCGCTTGTGATTGGCGGTGGAACATACGCAAGGTGGGCGAAAAATGTTGTTGCTTTTGGTCCAAATATGCCGGGTGATGAAGAGGTTGCACACCAAAAAGATGAATATATCCTTATAGACAGGCTCATGCTGTGTAGCAAAATCTATGCAAATGCTATTTACAGACTTGCCAAAGAATAGTAAAAAGTAAAGAGGCTGTAGTCTTGCTATGTGTAAGACTTTTCAGCCTCTTTGTCTTTTTTAAAATAGATTGTAAATTCCAAGAAGAATTAGAACAATCCCCGGGATGTAATTGGCAATAAGTGATTTTTTGAAAGTCTTAAAAAAGTAGGCAAAGACATTTCCTGCAGAGATAGCTATAAATTGAAATACTGGTATGAGAAATATTTGCTCTATATTTGCAAGGTTTGAAAGACCCAATGAGAATGAAGCTGAAAGACCATCAAGCGAAAGTGCAAGAGCAACCAGGAATGCTTCTACTGGTTCTATTGAGCCTGAGCTGTCGATGTCGGATAGTACAGGCTCTTTTATGATTTTTATAGTAAGTCCGAGCGATTTTAAAGACAGGTTAACAAGTGTCTTAGGTAAAGGGCTGCTGTTCTTCTCAAGAAGTGTTCTAATTACGAATACTATGCCGATTATTATCATAAAAATGGCGCCCAAGTGTGAAGAAAGTTGAGGTTCAAGGAATTTGCCAAACCATCTTCCCATGAAAAATGAAATTATGGTGATACTCATAGATGTGAAAAATATGATTACCTTTGATTTTGTAAGAATTTTAATACCTTTTGTACCAAAAGCGACTCCAAAAAAAAGTGCGTCGATGTTGAGAGAGAGAGTTATAACAAATATCTGATATATATTCATTGTCTGAAATCTATACACTCACCATTTTTTGGTCTTTATTATTATACGACCAAGCAAGTTATTTTGGTAATAGAGCAAAACGAAATTTTTGCTTTTCGCGTTATAATAAATATAGTAAAATTTTAGGTGTGTGATAAAAAATAAGTAAGAGGGGATTAAAAGTAAACAATGGATGAGAGAGAATTGGTGGAGAGAGCAAAGAAGGATAAGAAATACTTTGAAAAGTTATATGAGATGTATTTTGACAAAATTTATTCTTACATATACTACAGAACGTTCAACCATCCGATTACAGAGGACCTGACTAGCGAGACCTTTATGAAAGTGCTAAGGTCACTTGACAGGTTTGAGTGGAAGGAAAATGGTTCTTTTTGTGCATGGATATTTCGTATTGCTCAGAATGTTGTAAATGACTATTACAGAGCTAAAAAAGAATTTATTGGTATTGAAAAAATATCTGGTAGTTCAGTGCTAAGAAATCCGGAAGATGAGTTTTTAGATAAAGTAGAGAAAGATATGATAAAAAGTGCGCTTAAAAAACTTACAAAAGACCAGCAGGAAGTTGTGATTTTGCGGTATGGTGCAAACATGAAGTTTAACGAAATTGCAAAGATAAAAAACAAATCGGATGTGGCTGTAAGAGCCTTATTTTTCAGAGCAATGCATTCGCTCAAAGAAATGCTTTTAAAAGAGGTGCATGAAAGTGAATGATGAAAAACTTGACAGAATTTTTGAAGAGGCTTTTAAAGTGGAGTATCGGAAAGAGTTTAAACAGGAATTAAAAGAGATGTTGTTAAAAGAGTATGACAGAAGGGAAAAAAGAAGGTATTTCCTAAAAATATCCACTGTAGTTGCAGCATTTATAGTGTTAGCTATTGTGGCTTTTGGAACTATAAAACTTGATTTGATGAGATTAAATGTTCAGGACACCTCGTTTGTAAAGACAGAGATGGAGAATGCTTTCCACAAAGAGGATACAAGTACAAGACAAGAGACTAAACAAAATGATAATAAAAATAAAAGTGGAGATTTTACTGCTCAGCAGAAGGTTTCGCAAGATATTAATATTCCTGAGAAAAGTCAAACACGGGTAAAAGAAAAGCAAAGTACAAACAATACTTTTTTTGCATCATCTTCAAAAAAGACAGAATTCCAAAAATCTTCTGACATTATTGAAAAACCAGCTACTATTAAAAATAACAACAAGAATGCATTTAGTTCCCAAAAACCAGCTATCAGCAGTTCTTTACCAAGATCTTCAACCAAAAAGATTATTGAAAACGATGTAAAAAAGGTACCTGAGCAGAATACTAAAAAGGTTTCTAAAGCAGCTTCTGAAACCAAAAGTTCAGATACATCTGTGGTTGTTACAACACAAAATAAGGAAATTAAAAAAGAAAATCAATATGTGATAGTAAAAGAAGATGAAAAAGTGTCTGAAAGTGTTTATGTTTTGAAAGAAGAAGATCTAAAAATTGACAAAGAATATATTTTAGATGTTCTATCAAGTGTTGTATCTTCTAATGTATATGAAAAAGAAAATTCTACGTTACAAGATACTGTTGTGGCAAATGTCTATGAAGGATATTTTAATTTTAAGGTAGCCAAAAGTGATACACCAATATTAATTTCCCGATTTTCAGAATTTGAATCGCAGGAAGATGTTCTTAAAAGTGTTTATGACAAAACCAACTTCATTTTACAAGGACTTGGCATAAAGGATTATAAAATTACTGTTTTTCCTGTAGATGAGGGATACAGGGCAGAGATTACAGTTTTCTTTGACGGATATAGAATATTTGATGTTGACAGCTTTATAGATTATTCGAGCAGCGCAGATGTTATTAGTGGCAAAATTTATCTAAAAGGTTTTTCAGTATTAAAAAGCATGAAAATAATAGACAAAAAAACAGCTGCGCAAGAGTTTGAGAAAAAGTACAATCTCAAAGATATAAATCCATCTGATATTGCTATTGTATACAAGAAAACAGAAAAACTTTTTATTCCAACATATATTTACATTCATGAAAACAAAATATACTGGTTGGAAAAGTAGAGTTTAAAATGATATAATAAGTATACAAAAATGTTTACGGAGGTTTTTGTTATGAACCTTGATTTAAAAGAGAGAATTTCTGAGAATGGTATTGTGATTGAGCTAAAAGGTGAACTTGACATATTTTCTTCACCAACTTTGAAAGACAAGCTCTATTCATTGATTGATACATCGTCAAATGACGTTATTATTGATATGAACGATGTTACCTATATTGACTCTACTGGGCTTGGTGTATTTGTAGGTGCTTTAAAAAAGTCAAGACAAAAAGGTACAAACATTGTGCTTAAAAACTTAAAACCCAATGTAAGGAAAGTTTTTACTATCACCGGGCTTGATAAAGTCTTCAGAATTGAATGAGGAGGCAATTATCAAATATGGACCAAATTATGTTAACAATTCCGCCTAAAGCTGAATATATTATGGTAGTAAGGTTAACGTTGTCGGGTATAGCTGCACGAGCTGGTTTTGATTTTGAGACAATAGAGGATTTGAAAATGGCAATATCAGAGGTTTTTAACCTTTTTGAAATAGAAAAGCTAAGTAGAAAAATATCTATTGAGTTTAACGTTACAAGTGAGTATTTGGATATAAGAATTGATGTACCAAATGGCGAGTTAACAGGCAACGACCTTGCAAAGATGATTCTTCAAACCCTGATTGATGAGGCTGAGTTTGAAAAAACCGAAGATGGTCATATTGTGAAACTAAAAAAATATCATCGAGGGGTCTGATTTGATGGTTGATGAAAAAAGGACATTAGAGATTGATGATGAAAAAATAGATAGACTCTTCGAAGAGTATCAGAGAACCAAGGCTATTGAGCTTAGGAATGAACTTGTAAACAAGTACCTTTATATAGCTGAAATTATCGCAAAAAAGTTTGTCAACAGAGGAATAGACTATGATGACCTTTACCAGGTTGCATGCGTTGCACTAATAAATGCTGTGGAGAGGTTTGAACCCAACAAAGGTTATAAATTTACAAGTTTTGCAACTCCAACTATAATGGGAGAAATAAAAAGATATTTCAGAGATAGAGCTTCAATTATTAGACTTCCAAGGAGATTATATGAAACTTCTGCCAAGATAAAACTTGTGACAGAAATGCTTTCTTCAAAGTTAAAAAGACCGCCGAAGGTAGAAGAGATTGCTCAGCATCTTAACATGAGCACAGAAGAAGTCTTAGAGGTAATGGAAGCATCAAATAGTTATCTTCCCCAGTCTTTGGACCAGACCATGTATGAGGATGAAGAGATGACGCTTGGAGATGTTCTTGGCAAGAGCGATGAGAACATCTTACAGATAGAAAATGTTGAAGCTGTAAAGAAGGCAATTGAGAGGCTTTCACCTTTTGAGAGAGAGTTTGTTCAAAAGCGATTTTTTGAAGAAAAGACTCAAAAGGAAATTGCAGAGGAGATGAACGTTTCACAGATGTACATTTCACGGCTTGAAAAAAAGGTGTTAAAGAAATTGAAGGATTTCATTGAAGAGAAAAAAGAGGAATAAAAAAACATACAAGACTGCCGTGGAGGACAAAACCCAATTTTTTCTGCACGGCAGTCTTTTTTATCTTCCTTTTTCTAAACATTTTCCAAAAAACGTGATATAATACCTTGTATAAATGCTGTGAAGAAATACAAATATTGAACAAAGGAGAGAACAGCAATGTTAAAAAGAAGGGGTAAAAGACTTTTTGCTTTTCTAACCTTACTGAGTTTTCTGTTAAGCTTTTTGGTAAATACTTCATTTTCTCAAAACCTTTCTTACTATCAGCAGGCAGCACAGGTTTTAAAGCAAAAAGGAATAATGACAGGTGACACAAAAGGAAATTTGAATCTTGACAAACCTCTTAAACGGTCAGAGATTTCTAAAATGATTATCATGCTGCTTGGCAAAAAGCCTTTAGCAGATTTTTATGCAAATCAAAAAAGGTCTTCTTTTAAAGATATTAAGACAGATTACTGGGGGCTTGGATACATAGAAGCTGCAAAGGCAATAGGATTGATTTCAGGGTATACAGATGGGACTTTCAAACCAGAACAGTACTTAAAAGTTGAAGAGTTAACTGCCATAGTTGTAAGAGCACTTGGTGTGAGGGAGTCGGAGCTCAAAGGCAAGTGGCCACTGAACTATATCCAGAAAGCATATTCGATGAACATTTTTTATGGGATAGAATCCGAAATTGAGATAGGAAAGCTTGTCACAAGAGGTCAGACAGCAGCTATACTTTACAATGCCTTTTTAAACGAAAGCTTGAAAGCTACAAAGCCTGTCGGTATTGAAATAATTGACCTGCAAAATTTAAAGGTGACATTTGATAAGGAACTTTCTTCAATTGTTAAATCTGACTTTTCGTTTGATGGAGGACTTTCTGTTTTGGATGCAAAGTTTGCAGACTCAAGCAAAAAGGTTGTTGAGATAAAAACATCTGCTCAGCAAGAAGGAAAAGAATACACGCTTTTTTACAAAGGGCAAGCTACAACTTTGAAGTTTGTAGCAAAGACAATGCCTTTTTCCTTTGCAGAGGATATCAAAATTGAGAGTTTAAAGAAAGTGGATTTGAAGTTTACAAAGCCGATTTCAAAGAGCCAGCAGGATAACCTGCCGATAAAAATCTATGTCAATGGCAAAGAAGTTACAGATGTGAAAAAGAGTATTTCGAGCGATTTTAAAACTGTGAGTATAATCTTCCCAAGCAGATTAAATCAAACTGACAAGCTGATGGTTGAGATTACAAACCTTCTTTCAGAAACAGGTCAGATCTTAAGCATAACAAAAGAGCTAACAGTTATTGATGCAACCCAGCCAAAGGTTGTGGATTTTAGACTCATTAACAGCAAAAAGTTTAAAGTTATCTTCACTGAGCCTATGAATATTGATTCTGCAAATGCTTACAAGGTATGTGATTTATCTTCGGTTGGAGCAAATATAAGAATTGATTCGAATTATGTGTATGCAAAAGTTTCACCAGACCATCAAGAGAATGCTGTTGATATTGAACTTTTATATCCTCTTGCTGATGGGAATCATACGGTTGAAATAACAGAAGCGAAAGACTTTGCAGGATATAAAGCTCCTGACTTTAAAGCTACATTTACAACAGTGCTTGAAAAAAATCCGCCAAAGCTTGTGTCCTTAGAGCTTGTTTCAAACAATCGAATAAGACTTGTATTTGATGAAGAGATTAGAAGCTTAGATGGTTTGATTCCAACAGGCGAATATGAGATTTATCAGGCTCAAGATAGTACCAACCACGCAATTGGGGCAAAAATAACACTTCTTTCAGATGAAAAAACAATTGACATTCAGTTAAATCAACAATTGAAGCTTGACAGCAGAGCACTTGTTTCATTTGAAGTGAGGTTCCGATACGTTGAAGACCTTTTGGGCAACAAG includes the following:
- a CDS encoding ASKHA domain-containing protein gives rise to the protein MPIVKVYAKNQIVAEIEVEKGSILLDVLQRNSVEIVASCGGKGVCGKCKVTVKKGQTPYMDNFTSEEEKHLRSEEISRGVRLACCLKVYEDIEIFLEESSENANILSHFVMNDFGYEENIIVKKVVLQRPSLDGQKSFDLILKEAIGDNKLKILPKTLQKLAKMKDSEFYAVVYSEEIIDVKISSFVFGVAVDIGTTTVVCYLVDLIQKKVVDYYSFINPQRKFGADVISRIDFAREKEDGLFILQNEIINALNTAIKVLVDRNSISTEDIVRIVIVGNPTMLHLLLGVDPQTIAISPFVPVFTERIYAKPADIGLKINQAGTVEVLNSISAYVGADIVAGVLSTKMYKNPRISLLLDLGTNGEMVLGSSSFMLACSTAAGPAFEGVNISCGMGAVEGAIDSVKIENGKVHFTTIGAKWPIGICGSGIVDAIAYMLKEGIIDETGKFCDKNETYKEYLKEVNGQQAFFITDSVYITQKDIREIQLAKAAISAGIKTMIQHANVTEDEIENVYLAGGFGNYINPRSAVEIGIIPKKLQDKIVAVGNSAVAGAVLVLLSSKAAIEAQSLCKNVNYIELSNSQDFNQFFIESMIFESFEQEGEQSRNG
- a CDS encoding TVP38/TMEM64 family protein; this encodes MVDEVRAKDKIKLWIFIFIIVLSMFALVYAEKQHQLNPKYIKQYISHFGVWAPVVFLILYSIKSFIIFIPAGVFMLAAGLSFGTMFGAIILIIGTILSSTIGFVFARYFGKDYVQKRLQNTKFSDVGKKIAEKGFLIILLLRLVPILPYDVINYICGLSKIRYRDFILATFIGTVPACFLYAYLGENILKPFSKGFYLSLCLVIVISLTPVLFAKSIKEFLQDDKEEDEHKI
- a CDS encoding N-acetylmuramoyl-L-alanine amidase, whose product is MKSIRENLFLICISLFTFGILIACLFINRYVFEIAEIFNEDTYQGKNLVVIDPGHGGFDPGAVIGDIKESVINLQIAKKLKEYFEMFGFRVVLTRSTEDDLSEHDKKSHDLKKRKEIVLANNPQVFISIHLNSFPVSKYFGAQVFYDKSNEEAKKVALFVQNELRYMPNGLVNRRQPKPIDVYILKNLKIPAILVECGFMSNKMELSLLQSQQYQDWLSYSILKGVLNYLDQREEKGKNG
- the pepV gene encoding dipeptidase PepV; this translates as MDEVKALIDKEIEDLKDDIINTTVQLIKIRSVEDMPAPNMPFGKAINDALLTCENLCKNLGFETKNYDGYALEAVYGNQDEDVCVIGHLDVVPEGEGWSVPPYEGVVKDGKIFGRGAVDDKGPTVAALYGMYVLKKLAEEKKISLKRKLRFVFGTNEEGGSKCLQYYFERAKYPTVGFTPDADFPVIQGEKGFLVFEFAKDVEDTFEIEGGQRPNMVPDRCRFEGSFDVQKAKEIIAKKGLNDKAEVFEEAGKTIIVTKGVSAHGSLPFKGENAISYMFDILDELWTKEDEFRRFIDFYNTHIGFDVFGEKLSIGFEDEKSGKLVLNAGMIRKEKDKLILTINVRYPVDTSYDEIEKIVKEVVQNYNIEYRLVTNVPPLYFEADHFLIRTLLEVYREFTNDDTQPLVIGGGTYARWAKNVVAFGPNMPGDEEVAHQKDEYILIDRLMLCSKIYANAIYRLAKE
- a CDS encoding manganese efflux pump, whose amino-acid sequence is MNIYQIFVITLSLNIDALFFGVAFGTKGIKILTKSKVIIFFTSMSITIISFFMGRWFGKFLEPQLSSHLGAIFMIIIGIVFVIRTLLEKNSSPLPKTLVNLSLKSLGLTIKIIKEPVLSDIDSSGSIEPVEAFLVALALSLDGLSASFSLGLSNLANIEQIFLIPVFQFIAISAGNVFAYFFKTFKKSLIANYIPGIVLILLGIYNLF
- a CDS encoding sigma-70 family RNA polymerase sigma factor, whose amino-acid sequence is MDERELVERAKKDKKYFEKLYEMYFDKIYSYIYYRTFNHPITEDLTSETFMKVLRSLDRFEWKENGSFCAWIFRIAQNVVNDYYRAKKEFIGIEKISGSSVLRNPEDEFLDKVEKDMIKSALKKLTKDQQEVVILRYGANMKFNEIAKIKNKSDVAVRALFFRAMHSLKEMLLKEVHESE
- a CDS encoding STAS domain-containing protein, with product MNLDLKERISENGIVIELKGELDIFSSPTLKDKLYSLIDTSSNDVIIDMNDVTYIDSTGLGVFVGALKKSRQKGTNIVLKNLKPNVRKVFTITGLDKVFRIE
- a CDS encoding anti-sigma regulatory factor, with amino-acid sequence MDQIMLTIPPKAEYIMVVRLTLSGIAARAGFDFETIEDLKMAISEVFNLFEIEKLSRKISIEFNVTSEYLDIRIDVPNGELTGNDLAKMILQTLIDEAEFEKTEDGHIVKLKKYHRGV
- a CDS encoding SigB/SigF/SigG family RNA polymerase sigma factor gives rise to the protein MVDEKRTLEIDDEKIDRLFEEYQRTKAIELRNELVNKYLYIAEIIAKKFVNRGIDYDDLYQVACVALINAVERFEPNKGYKFTSFATPTIMGEIKRYFRDRASIIRLPRRLYETSAKIKLVTEMLSSKLKRPPKVEEIAQHLNMSTEEVLEVMEASNSYLPQSLDQTMYEDEEMTLGDVLGKSDENILQIENVEAVKKAIERLSPFEREFVQKRFFEEKTQKEIAEEMNVSQMYISRLEKKVLKKLKDFIEEKKEE